In the Sphingobacterium sp. PCS056 genome, TTTAAAGATGGAAAAATCATTTCCTCCAATCCTTTGGTCGTTATTTTTCAAATTAATAACACTCGATTTATGGGACTAAACGGAGGTCCATCTTATAAACCTTCCGATGCTGTCTCATTTGTTGTTGAATGTGAAGATCAACAAGAAATCGATCACCATTGGAACATGTTGACCGCAAATGGCGGGCAAGAAAATATGTGTGGTTGGTTAAAAGACAAATTTGGATTTTCTTGGCAAATCATACCAAAAAAAATTCATGTACTCATTTCAAATCCAAAAGCAATGGAAGCTTTGGTGAAGATGAAAAAGATTAATATTAAAGGATTAGAAGAGGCGTCATAAGACAAAGTATTTAATGGCATGAGCACAAAAGCTATTCCTTATAAATCGC is a window encoding:
- a CDS encoding VOC family protein, which encodes MTDSIYNCLWFDGQAQDAANFYCSVFKDGKIISSNPLVVIFQINNTRFMGLNGGPSYKPSDAVSFVVECEDQQEIDHHWNMLTANGGQENMCGWLKDKFGFSWQIIPKKIHVLISNPKAMEALVKMKKINIKGLEEAS